In Asanoa sp. WMMD1127, one genomic interval encodes:
- a CDS encoding FAD-dependent oxidoreductase, with protein MDVVVVGAGIIGLTSAVALQQRGAEVAVVAADEPADTVSAVAAAVWYPTRVDADPRVLAWGARTFEVFRAEAAAGTPGVTMRPTRMIIRHDPRTEPWWAPAVDDFTVDEGEWRFTVPAVEMVPYLTHLFDRFRAAGGTFRKQRIDRIPHGLTVNATGLGAAHLTGDADLYPIRGQVVVVDNPGLTTSIRDEDHPLGPVYIHPRSRDVVLGGTFEVGDTDRSVRPETAAAILRRTTEVEPRLRDAAIREHLVGLRPARHGGPRVEREGDTIHAYGHSGAGMTLCWGTAEDVARQA; from the coding sequence GTGGACGTCGTCGTGGTGGGTGCCGGGATCATCGGGTTGACCTCGGCCGTCGCGCTCCAGCAGCGGGGGGCCGAGGTCGCGGTCGTGGCGGCCGACGAGCCCGCCGACACGGTCTCGGCCGTCGCCGCCGCGGTCTGGTACCCGACCCGCGTCGACGCCGACCCTCGCGTCCTCGCCTGGGGCGCCCGCACCTTCGAGGTCTTCCGGGCCGAGGCCGCCGCCGGCACACCGGGCGTCACCATGCGACCGACCCGGATGATCATCCGACACGACCCGCGCACAGAACCGTGGTGGGCGCCGGCCGTCGACGACTTCACCGTCGACGAGGGGGAGTGGCGGTTCACCGTCCCCGCCGTCGAGATGGTGCCCTACCTGACGCACCTCTTCGACCGCTTCCGGGCCGCCGGCGGCACCTTCCGGAAGCAACGGATCGACCGGATCCCGCACGGCCTCACCGTCAACGCGACCGGCCTCGGCGCCGCCCACCTCACCGGCGACGCCGACCTCTATCCCATCCGCGGCCAGGTCGTCGTCGTCGACAACCCGGGCCTGACCACCTCGATCCGCGACGAGGACCACCCGCTCGGCCCGGTCTACATCCACCCCCGCAGCCGCGACGTCGTCCTCGGCGGCACCTTCGAGGTCGGCGACACCGACCGCTCGGTCAGGCCGGAGACCGCGGCCGCCATCCTCCGCCGCACGACCGAGGTGGAGCCACGCCTGCGCGACGCGGCGATCCGCGAGCACCTCGTCGGCCTGCGACCGGCCCGGCACGGCGGCCCGCGGGTCGAGCGGGAAGGCGACACCATCCACGCGTACGGGCACAGCGGCGCCGGCATGACCCTCTGCTGGGGCACCGCCGAGGACGTGGCGCGTCAGGCCTGA
- a CDS encoding SRPBCC domain-containing protein — protein MQTTRVLHHIAAPPAAVYRALLDPTAIASWRVPDDMTAEVHEFEPREGGRFRVSLSYRNPTRAGKTAGATDTYHGRFLRLVDNEQVVEEFEFESDSPDLAGTMTMTTTLTESEGGTDVLVVHEGLPDTIPAADNELGTRMALSNLAHLVEAQP, from the coding sequence ATGCAGACGACGCGGGTCCTGCACCACATCGCCGCCCCACCGGCCGCGGTCTACCGCGCCCTCCTCGACCCGACCGCGATCGCGAGCTGGCGGGTCCCGGACGACATGACGGCCGAGGTGCACGAGTTCGAGCCCCGCGAGGGGGGCCGGTTCCGGGTCTCACTGAGCTACCGGAACCCGACCCGCGCCGGCAAGACCGCGGGCGCGACCGACACCTACCACGGGCGCTTCCTGCGCCTGGTCGACAACGAGCAGGTGGTCGAGGAGTTCGAGTTCGAGTCGGACTCCCCCGACCTGGCCGGCACGATGACCATGACGACGACACTGACGGAGTCGGAAGGCGGCACGGACGTCCTGGTCGTCCACGAAGGCCTCCCGGACACCATCCCGGCCGCGGACAACGAGCTCGGCACCCGGATGGCCCTGAGCAACCTCGCCCACCTGGTCGAAGCGCAGCCCTGA
- a CDS encoding ankyrin repeat domain-containing protein, whose protein sequence is MALTAAHEAVEEGDVRTLLELLRSGVNIHEEDHGYTLLHASVDAEISKHVHGGLPLHVDTTALLLAMGADPVRRSSGGAGVSAEHQAFVEGHWLALVLFEAWKKDRGVA, encoded by the coding sequence GTGGCACTGACGGCGGCACACGAAGCGGTCGAAGAGGGCGACGTCAGAACGCTGCTCGAGCTTCTTCGTTCCGGGGTGAACATCCACGAGGAGGATCACGGCTACACGTTGCTCCACGCCTCCGTCGACGCGGAGATTTCGAAGCATGTGCACGGCGGCCTGCCGTTGCACGTCGACACGACGGCGTTGCTCCTGGCCATGGGCGCCGACCCCGTGCGGCGGTCGTCGGGCGGCGCCGGCGTCTCCGCGGAGCACCAGGCGTTCGTCGAGGGTCATTGGCTGGCGCTCGTGTTGTTCGAGGCGTGGAAGAAGGATCGAGGCGTCGCCTGA